The following are from one region of the Mus caroli chromosome 13, CAROLI_EIJ_v1.1, whole genome shotgun sequence genome:
- the LOC110308372 gene encoding vomeronasal type-1 receptor 4-like, giving the protein MVLQFIKKTIFLFMTMVGILGNMCVSVHYMFSWWGSPEKRPIHLILIHLTFTNIILLLAKGLQNTIIVFGLRNFLDDIGCKIIVYLERVARGLSICTSSVLTVVQAIIISPRASGWRRLRPKSAWHILPFFSFFWILNAFISVNLIHSIRSTGMNTSQNSDNYCYLTSESQKIKWIVLPLMVLRDAVFQGAMGGASGYMVFLLHKHHQHVLYLQNSKLFYRTPPELRAAQSVLVLMLCFLFFYWTDCALSLFLSLSLGDSSLMINIQGFLTLGYAIFSPLVLIHRDGLIPVCWHAQ; this is encoded by the coding sequence ATGGTTTTGCAgtttattaagaaaacaatttttctctTTATGACTATGGTTGGCATTCTGGGgaacatgtgtgtttctgtgcattaTATGTTCAGTTGGTGGGGAAGCCCTGAGAAGAGACCCATACACCTTATTCTCATCCACTTGACTTTTACAAACATCATACTTCTGCTTGCAAAAGGATTGCAAAATACAATAATAGTTTTTGGTTTGAGAAACTTCCTAGATGACATTGGTTGTAAGATCATTGTTTACCTGGAGAGAGTGGCCCGGGGCCTCTCCATCTGCACCAGCAGTGTCCTCACTGTAGTCCAGGCCATCATCATCAGTCCCAGAGCATCTGGGTGGAGGAGGCTCAGGCCAAAGTCTGCATGGCACATCCTTccattcttctcattcttttggaTACTCAATGCTTTCATAAGTGTGAACCTAATCCATTCGATTAGAAGTACAGGCATGAATACATCACAAAATAGTGACAACTATTGCTATTTGACATCAGAAAGTCAGAAAATCAAATGGATTGTTCTTCCTCTCATGGTCCTGAGAGATGCAGTGTTTCAGGGTGCCATGGGAGGGGCCAGTGGCTACATGGTATTTCTTCTCCACAAACACCACCAGCATGTCCTCTACCTTCAGAACTCCAAGCTCTTCTACAGAACTCCTCCTGAGCTGAGAGCTGCTCAAAGTGTCCTAGTTCTgatgctctgttttcttttcttctactggACTGATTGTGCTCTTTCCCTGTTTTTAAGTCTGTCCCTGGGAGACAGTTCCTTGATGATAAATATTCAAGGGTTTCTGACCCTTGGTTATGCGATCTTCAGCCCCCTTGTGCTGATTCACAGGGATGGACTTATACCTGTATGTTGGCATGCTCAGTGA